Part of the Companilactobacillus zhachilii genome is shown below.
ACACTCAGTACATTATGGTTCATCGTAATCGGACTTCTATTTGCTATCTTCCTCTTCTTAGAGGGATTTGATTTTGGTGTCGGTATGTCCACTCGTTTCTTAGCTAAGGACGAAGCTGAACGTGCCGCAATCATGTCATCTATCGGTCCTCATTGGGACGGTAACGAAACATGGTTAGTTACTGCTGGTGGTGCGATGTTTGCTTCACTACCTATGTGGTATGCATCATTGTTTTCAGCCTATTACATTCTTTTCCTACTCGTTTTAGTTGGTTTGATTCTACGTGGTGTTTCCTTCGAGTTTCACAAACATGCTGAAACAAGCACGGGTCGTAATCTTTGGATGTGGGCCTTTTTCGTTGGTAGTATCATCCCACCATTCTTCTTATGTATGATTCTTTTGAGTATGGTTCAAGGTATTCCAATGAATGCTAACGGCGATGCTTTCCCTAAGTTCTTCGACGTTGTTAACTTATTATCAATCGTCGGTGGCGTTGCCGGAGTATTGCTATCACTCGTTCACGGATTAAACTTCATCAGATTAAGAATGGAAGGTCCATTACGTGATCGCGCTCGTAAATTAAATAAAATTCTTTACCCAATTCTTTTCCTTGGTGAAGTAGTCTTCGCAGTCCTTGTCTTCTTACAAACAGACTTCTTTACTAAGAGATTTACTTCAT
Proteins encoded:
- the cydB gene encoding cytochrome d ubiquinol oxidase subunit II yields the protein MTLSTLWFIVIGLLFAIFLFLEGFDFGVGMSTRFLAKDEAERAAIMSSIGPHWDGNETWLVTAGGAMFASLPMWYASLFSAYYILFLLVLVGLILRGVSFEFHKHAETSTGRNLWMWAFFVGSIIPPFFLCMILLSMVQGIPMNANGDAFPKFFDVVNLLSIVGGVAGVLLSLVHGLNFIRLRMEGPLRDRARKLNKILYPILFLGEVVFAVLVFLQTDFFTKRFTSSLIITALIVLFSLLGYYGVLKNREGWSFAGSGLSLSMVIVLLFNGLFPRVMIATNPAHSILIKNAANSQYTLTIMTIVACILVPIVAIYFIWSYSLFTKRINPRENTVKY